The genomic segment ACGAGGAGGGTCTGACATTCCAGCCCGCGACGACCGGACGCCCGTGCTCCGTGCCGAGGCGGCAGACCGTGCCCGTGGCCAGTTGGAACAGCGCCCCGCCGGAGGCGGGCAGCCCGAGATAGCGGGCGGTCAGGACGCGCAGGAAGTGCCCATGGGCCACGAGCACCACGCACCCCTCGGTGTTCGCCAGCGCCGCGTGCGCCCTCGCGAGTACCCGGTCGGCGCGCGCCCCGACCTCCTCCGGGCTCTCCCCGGGATGCTCCGGCGGTCCCGGTGCGACCCCGTCCGTGAACAGGAACCAGCCCGGTCGGGTGCGATGGATCTCGATGGTCGTGACCCCCTCGTACCCGCCGTAGTCCCACTCGATGAGATCCGGGTCGACGCGCGCCCCGCCGAGCCCGGCCAGCTCGGCGGTCTCCCGGGCCCGCTTCAGCGGGCTC from the Streptomyces sp. NBC_00310 genome contains:
- a CDS encoding histidine phosphatase family protein: MGDLLLVRHGETEWSASGQHTSWTDISLTDNGREQARGLAPLLGSHRIGAAFVSPLKRARETAELAGLGGARVDPDLIEWDYGGYEGVTTIEIHRTRPGWFLFTDGVAPGPPEHPGESPEEVGARADRVLARAHAALANTEGCVVLVAHGHFLRVLTARYLGLPASGGALFQLATGTVCRLGTEHGRPVVAGWNVRPSS